The following nucleotide sequence is from Futiania mangrovi.
ACTCTCGCCGCGCTGGCATTGCTGGCGCTGTTCGCGGGCACGCTGTCCGCAAGGGCGCAGGTCGCGTTCGAGACGCAGGCGCGCGAGGCGATCCTCATCGATGCCCAGACGGGCACGATCCTTTTCGAGAAGAACGCCGACACCCCCATGCCGCCGGCATCCATGAGCAAGCTTATGACCACCTTCATGGTGTTCGAGGCAATCAAGGAGGGGCGGCTGAAACTGGAGGACCGCCTCCCTGTGAGCGAGCGGGCCTGGAAGATGGGCGGCTCCAAGATGTGGGTGCTCGTCGGTGACGAGATCCGCGTGGCCGACCTGCTGCGCGGCGTGATCGTCCAGTCCGGAAACGATGCCTGCATCGTGCTTGCGGAGGCGCTGGCGGGGTCGGAGGAAGCCTTTGCCGACCGCATGACGCGGCGCGCGCGGGAAATGGGGTTCCAGACCGCGACCTTCATGAACGCGACAGGCTGGCCTGCCGAGGGGCACCAGATGACGGCGCGCGAGGTGGCCCTGCTGTCGCGCAGGATCATCGAGCAGTTTCCCGGCCTCTACAAGATCTACTCGGAAACGTCCTTCACCTGGGCCGGCATCACGCAGGAGAACCGCAATCCGCTCCTCTACACCGACATCGGGGCGGACGGGCTCAAGACCGGCCACACGGAGGAGGCCGGCTACGGGCTCGCCGGAACCGCCGTGCGCGACGGCAGACGCCTGATCGTCGTGGTGACGGGGCTGCCCTCGACCCGCGACCGGGCACAGGAATCCCAAAGGCTGCTGCGCTGGGGCTTCTCTGAGTTCGACAACATCAAGCTCTTCAGCAAGGGCGAGACGGTCGAAGTGGCGGACGTGTGGGCAGGCGATGCGGCAACG
It contains:
- a CDS encoding D-alanyl-D-alanine carboxypeptidase family protein translates to MTAALRFTTLAALALLALFAGTLSARAQVAFETQAREAILIDAQTGTILFEKNADTPMPPASMSKLMTTFMVFEAIKEGRLKLEDRLPVSERAWKMGGSKMWVLVGDEIRVADLLRGVIVQSGNDACIVLAEALAGSEEAFADRMTRRAREMGFQTATFMNATGWPAEGHQMTAREVALLSRRIIEQFPGLYKIYSETSFTWAGITQENRNPLLYTDIGADGLKTGHTEEAGYGLAGTAVRDGRRLIVVVTGLPSTRDRAQESQRLLRWGFSEFDNIKLFSKGETVEVADVWAGDAATVPLVVADDITVTLPVVARDGVTVTASYVGPVQAPVAAGTRVGTLKVSVPDGDDVELPLYAGADVGKAGLMGRLKAAATYAVHSVLGN